One segment of Trachemys scripta elegans isolate TJP31775 chromosome 1, CAS_Tse_1.0, whole genome shotgun sequence DNA contains the following:
- the LOC117872908 gene encoding olfactory receptor 52R1-like — protein sequence MSDSNTTDFKNPSTFILLGIPGLEAAHIWISIPFCTMYAIAILGNFTILFIVKTEPSLHGPMYYFLCMLAVTDLVLTTSTLPKTLAIFWFNSREIDFSACLTQMFFIHCFLEIESGILVAMALDRYVAICHPLRHSAILTNPIVAKIGLAMMLRGCIVILPYPFLASHWPYCRTNIVPQPYCAHIAVVNLACADTRVSSYYGLFVLFCVMGLDGIFIAVSYVLILRAIFSIPTKDARLKTFGTCSSHLFVILAFYIPGLFISLMHRFGHNVALHFHVLIANLYLLMPPALNPIIYGVKTKEIRGRLLRLFTHEGA from the coding sequence atgtcagattccaacacaactGATTTCAagaacccctccaccttcatcctgctgggaattcctggcctggaggcagcccacatctggatctccatccccttctgcaccatgtatgccatagccatcttggggaacttcaccatcctgttcatcGTGAAGACAGAGCCGAGCCTCCAtgggcccatgtactatttcctctgcatgctggctgtcacCGACCTGGTCCTGACTACATCCACCCTGCCCAAAACGCTGGCAATTTTCTGGTTTAATTCCAGGGAGAtcgatttcagtgcctgcctcacccagatgttcttcATTCACTGCTTCTTAGAGATAGAGTCTGGGATCCTCGTGGCCATGGCTTTGGATCGCTATGTAGCCATCTGTCACCCCCTGAGACATTCCGCCATCCTGACAAACCCCATTGTGGCCAAGATCGGCCTGGCCATGATGCTGCGCGGCTGCATAGTCATACTGCCCTATCCCTTCCTGGCGAGTCactggccatattgcagaaccaacatcgTCCCCCAGCCATACTGCGCGCATATAGCTGTGGTGAATCTGGCCTGCGCTGACACCCGTGTCAGTAGTTACTACGGCCTCTTTGTGCTATTCTGTGTGATGGGTCTGGATGGGATTTTTATCGCCGTGTCCTATGTTCTGATCCTCAGAGCCATCTTCAGCATCCCCACAAAGGACGCccggctcaagacttttgggacctgcagctcccatctcTTTGTCATTTTAGCTTTTTACATCCCAGGTCTCTTCATCTCCCTCATGCACCGGTTTGGCCACAATGTGGCCCTGCATTTCCACGTTCTCATTGCCAACCTGTACCTCTTGATGCCCCCCGCGCTAAATCCCATCATTTACGGGGTGAAGACCAAAGAGATCCGGGGCAGGCTGCTCCGGCTCTTTACTCATGAAGGGGCCTAA